One Sphingomonas endolithica DNA segment encodes these proteins:
- a CDS encoding MucR family transcriptional regulator, translated as MENVIDPVTLAAELTIAWLSNSNTRAASEDVPAFLTSMHTAVKSLAAPEASVEPEAPAPEHKPAVTARKSLASPDYIISMIDGKPYRTLARHLAANGLRPAEYRQRYGLKPDYPMTAATYSEVRRAMAKKIGFGRKLGETNAARAAKDKAPGRRGRKPAAKKD; from the coding sequence GTGGAAAACGTTATTGATCCTGTTACCCTGGCAGCCGAGCTCACGATCGCATGGCTGTCCAACTCAAACACTCGCGCCGCATCGGAAGATGTCCCAGCGTTCCTCACCTCAATGCACACTGCGGTGAAGTCTTTGGCCGCTCCCGAGGCCAGTGTTGAGCCAGAAGCTCCCGCACCCGAGCACAAACCGGCCGTGACGGCCCGCAAGTCACTAGCCAGCCCCGATTACATTATTTCGATGATAGACGGGAAGCCATACAGAACCCTTGCCCGGCACCTTGCGGCCAATGGGCTCAGGCCGGCTGAATACCGGCAGCGGTATGGCCTCAAACCCGACTACCCGATGACGGCCGCAACCTACTCAGAAGTTCGCCGCGCGATGGCAAAGAAGATCGGGTTCGGTCGGAAGCTCGGGGAGACGAACGCCGCACGTGCGGCAAAGGACAAAGCTCCCGGGCGCCGCGGTCGCAAGCCAGCGGCGAAGAAAGACTAG
- a CDS encoding PEPxxWA-CTERM sorting domain-containing protein has translation MKKLALAAALLLTTAAPALAQQTVATLENGALPSTADGRTFTSNPADNRLNDNGTVSFARISATSPISTNGSIDIEGQRSRIYNNMTGLGIAANSLGSFTADYQVDNGGIASNPQSPAFRVNVNGSNLVSGFAGQSELIWEAANNGGYTLGVPGTVKAADLFWRQIVGQGFDGTSGIGSGAYNLRSLSEWGDLLGGSVLGIGVGNGGCPGNCSTFSAFADNLSLTTDTSTYSYNFGTAAATGAVPEPATWAMMLTGFGAIGFGMRRRKSKVKTNLALA, from the coding sequence ATGAAGAAGCTTGCTCTTGCAGCCGCGCTGCTCCTTACCACGGCTGCTCCTGCATTGGCTCAGCAGACTGTGGCCACCCTCGAAAATGGTGCACTGCCTTCCACCGCCGACGGTCGGACTTTCACGTCTAACCCGGCCGACAATCGCTTGAACGACAACGGGACCGTTTCGTTTGCGCGCATATCGGCAACGTCGCCGATCAGCACGAACGGCTCCATCGACATCGAAGGTCAGCGGTCGCGTATCTACAACAACATGACCGGACTAGGCATTGCCGCCAACAGCCTAGGATCGTTCACCGCCGACTATCAGGTGGACAACGGCGGTATTGCTAGCAACCCCCAGTCGCCAGCTTTCCGCGTGAATGTGAACGGTTCTAACCTCGTCAGCGGTTTCGCGGGCCAAAGCGAGCTGATCTGGGAAGCTGCGAACAACGGTGGCTATACGCTTGGCGTGCCCGGCACGGTTAAGGCGGCTGACCTGTTCTGGCGGCAAATCGTTGGCCAAGGCTTTGACGGCACGAGCGGTATTGGTTCCGGTGCCTATAACTTGCGCTCCCTATCCGAGTGGGGCGACCTCCTCGGCGGCAGCGTGCTCGGCATCGGCGTCGGTAACGGCGGCTGCCCCGGCAATTGCTCCACCTTCAGCGCGTTTGCCGACAATCTGTCCCTGACAACCGACACGAGCACGTACAGCTACAATTTCGGCACTGCTGCGGCCACGGGCGCCGTTCCCGAGCCCGCTACGTGGGCTATGATGCTGACCGGCTTCGGCGCCATCGGCTTCGGCATGCGTCGTCGCAAGAGCAAGGTTAAAACCAACCTCGCTCTCGCCTAA
- a CDS encoding DUF6641 family protein, whose protein sequence is MTVISSLTIVSANPAAYRVRGIAAMRQKLLDRIADQISLAEALEAGKSCQRVKYRRVRDLENDEISEVPVRTRIRPWWVNDSDGGMLVWIKYGNQALELQKGKSAIKVQSSTELVEVFKSVATAVRAGELDTAIVAAVGTFKARFSK, encoded by the coding sequence ATGACCGTCATTTCTTCACTAACAATCGTCTCGGCAAATCCGGCTGCATATCGTGTTCGTGGGATCGCTGCCATGCGGCAGAAACTGCTCGATCGCATCGCCGATCAGATCTCGTTGGCTGAGGCGTTAGAGGCCGGCAAGTCGTGCCAGCGGGTGAAATATCGCCGGGTCCGTGACCTTGAAAATGACGAGATCTCCGAGGTTCCCGTTCGTACTCGCATTCGACCTTGGTGGGTGAACGACAGCGACGGTGGAATGCTCGTTTGGATCAAATACGGCAATCAGGCCTTGGAGCTTCAGAAGGGCAAGAGTGCGATCAAGGTTCAGTCGAGCACGGAGTTGGTAGAGGTGTTCAAATCGGTAGCCACTGCGGTTCGAGCTGGCGAGCTCGACACGGCGATCGTTGCCGCTGTAGGCACCTTCAAAGCTCGATTTTCGAAGTGA